A DNA window from Vigna angularis cultivar LongXiaoDou No.4 chromosome 1, ASM1680809v1, whole genome shotgun sequence contains the following coding sequences:
- the LOC108340421 gene encoding uncharacterized protein LOC108340421: MEYSNGFPRKRDVSLQELSKRLAEFAQVRGWEQYHSPRNLLLALVGEVGELSEIFQWKGEVAKGLPNWSSDDKEHLEEELSDVLLYLVRLADVCGLDLGQAALTKIVKNAKKYPVTTTDHTTTSNRN; encoded by the exons atggaGTACTCTAATGGATTTCCTAGAAAAAGAGATGTTTCTCTTCAGGAACTTAGCAAAAGGCTTGCTGAGTTTGCTCAAGTAAGAGGATGGGAACAATATCACAGTCCCAGAAACCTTCTTTTAGCTCTT GTTGGAGAGGTGGGAGAGCTGTCTGAGATATTCCAGTGGAAAGGAGAGGTTGCAAAGGGGTTACCCAATTGGAGTAGTGATGATAAGGAGCACTTAGAGGAAGAGCTTTCTGATGTTTTGCTTTATCTAGTGCGTCTTGCAGATGTTTGTGGGCTAGATCTTGGACAAGCAGCTCTGACAAAAATAGTCAAGAATGCTAAGAAATACCCAGTTACTACCACTGACCATACCACCACTTCCAATCGCAACTAG
- the LOC108338640 gene encoding flavin-containing monooxygenase FMO GS-OX-like 8: MDSERKESKSVCVIGAGPSGIVVARELRREGQEVVVLEQNHDIGGQWLYDPNVEEEDDPLGRNPWLKVHSSIYQSLRLMSPREVMGFTDFPFSVKKGRDPRRFPSHREFLLYLKDFCEWFKVTEMIKFNTKVLYVGPLNYGVSTQDLKWLVRSKEKESNKEVEQVFDAVVVATGHYSKPRLPCIQGMEKWRRKQMHSHVYRSPEPFRGEIVVVVGNSFSGQEISMELVKVVKELHLSSKSLEIYEGLSKVISKYENFHLRPQIDNLREDGSVTFTDGSCIIADTILYCTGYEYSFPFLDTKGMVVVDDNRVGPLYEHTFPPSLAPSLSLIGIPRKILGLPFFESQGKWIAQLLSGKKVLPSYEEMMKSIDDFYHSKEAAAIPKRHTHEIGDFEYCDKYGENVGFPKLEEWRKELCVSSVVNYFVNLETCRDSWYDDEKLQEALKSPYFTQLQDPSF; the protein is encoded by the exons ATGGATTCAGAAAGAAAAGAATCGAAGAGTGTGTGTGTGATTGGAGCGGGACCATCGGGGATAGTGGTGGCGAGGGAGCTGAGAAGGGAAGGTCAGGAGGTGGTGGTGTTGGAGCAGAACCATGACATTGGAGGGCAATGGCTATATGACCCAAATGTAGAAGAAGAGGATGACCCTTTGGGAAGAAACCCTTGGCTGAAGGTGCACAGTAGCATCTACCAATCTTTAAGGCTGATGTCCCCAAGAGAGGTGATGGGCTTCACTGATTTCCCTTTTTCAGTGAAGAAAGGTAGAGACCCTAGGAGGTTTCCTAGCCACAGAGAGTTCCTTCTCTACCTCAAGGACTTCTGTGAATGGTTTAAGGTCACAGAGATGATCAAGTTCAACACAAAGGTGCTTTATGTGGGACCCTTAAACTATGGTGTCTCTACTCAGGATTTGAAATGGCTTGTTAGAAGCAAAGAGAAGGAGAGTAATAAGGAAGTTGAACAAGTCTTTGACGCTGTGGTTGTGGCCACTGGCCATTACTCTAAGCCTAGATTGCCCTGCATTCAAG GAAtggagaaatggagaagaaaaCAAATGCACAGTCACGTTTACAGGTCTCCAGAGCCCTTCCGAGGGGAG atagTGGTGGTGGTTGGAAATTCTTTTAGTGGACAAGAAATATCAATGGAGCTTGTGAAAGTAGTGAAGGAACTGCACCTGAGTTCGAAATCACTTGAGATTTACGAGGGTTTATCCAAAGTTATATCCAAATACGAGAACTTTCACCTTCGTCCGCAG ATCGACAACCTTCGAGAGGATGGGAGTGTCACTTTCACGGACGGTTCCTGCATAATCGCAGACACTATTTTATACTGCACTGG GTATGAGTATTCCTTCCCTTTTCTTGACACAAAGGGAATGGTTGTTGTGGATGATAACAGAGTGGGTCCTTTGTATGAACACACTTTCCCTCCATCACTTGCACCTTCGCTTTCACTCATAGGCATCCCCAGAAAG ATCCTAGGGCTCCCTTTCTTTGAGTCTCAAGGAAAATGGATAGCTCAACTGCTTTCTGGGAAAAAGGTTTTGCCATCATACGAGGAAATGATGAAATCAATCGACGACTTTTATCATTCAAAAGAGGCTGCTGCTATTCCTAAACGTCACACCCATGAAATTGGAGACTTTGAG TACTGTGACAAATATGGAGAAAATGTTGGATTTCCAAAGTTGGAAGAATGGAGAAAAGAGTTGTGCGTATCTTCCGTAGTCAACTACTTTGTCAACTTGGAGACTTGTCGTGATTCATGGTATGATGATGAGAAGCTTCAAGAAGCTCTGAAATCTCCATACTTCACTCAACTTCAAGATCCTTCTTTCTAA